The DNA region CTAAAGGACTCATTGTACATGAAGCTAGATACAGTTAATTCAATGTCTGTTGAAGGTGTTGTTGGAAAATTTCTTTGGGGTGAAAATGTTTATATTATAAATGAATATTGTTATGGAGTTAAAATTATAAATAAAGAATTAAAACTTTCAAATGAGCATACGGAATATAAATGGTTGAATTATGATGATGCTATTTCTCTTCTAAAATGGGATGGTAATAAAACTGCACTTTGGGAGCTTAATAAAAGACTTATAAGACAGTTGAATTATTAATACTCATTTTTTCTTAAAGTTCATAAGAGTAAATAAGTGTAAAGTAAAATTTTTAAAACTTAGTAGGTAAGGAAATGAATAAAATATATATGGGGTAGCGTACGCAAAAATGATATTTTGTACGCTAAGAAAAATGTGGTTCCATAAATGCAATAATTTAGGGTATAACGTGTTTTATTTAAAGATTTAACTCTTTTAAATGTCCGTTTTGATTTAAATCAAATTTATACTCTCCTAAAAAATTTATATGTTTCCATCCAAGTGGTGATATATTATTTAAGAGACTTTCGTCAAATCCACCATTCTGCTTTAGATGATCAACAGCTTTGTTTAAATAAACACAATTCCAAATTGTTATTGCATTAATTATAATATTTAAGGCACTAGCACTTTGCAGTTGCTCTTGTAAAGCTCTTCTTCTAAATTCTCCAAATTTACCAAAGAAAATAGCTCTTGCCAATGCATTCATAGTTTCACCTTTATTTAATCCTCTTTGAATGCGTCTTCTAAAGTTTTTATCAGATATATATTCCAATATAAATATTGTTTTTTCTATTTTACCCATTTCCCTTAATGCTTTTGCCATACTATTTTTTCTTGAGTAAGAGCCTAGTTTTTCTAAGATTAAGGATGCTGAAACTTTACCTATAAATATTGAATGTGCTAATTTTAATACAGATTCATAATCATCAGTTATTGATTTAACATTTATACGGCCTTTAACAATATCTTTAATAGTTTTATAGAATTCCTCAGTATCATTAAATGAAAACAAAACGCATTCTGATAAATCTCTTATTCTTGGAGCAAATCTAATTCCAAATAAATGAAATAATCCGAATATTTGGTCTGTATATCCAGCTGTATCAGTATAATGTTCTTCTATTTGAAGTTCAGATTCGTGTCCCAATATACCATCAAGCAAGTATAGAGAATCCCTTGAATTAGTAGTAATTACATTTATATTAAAAGCAGAATATTGATCACTTACATGACGATACATAGTAAGTCCTTTCCCTATTCCATAGTGTGGATTCTTATCAGCGTAAATTGAGGAAACTCCAACTTCAACACGCATACCATCTGAGGATGAACTTGTGCCATCTCCAAAGTACTGAGCTAGGTCAAGATGGTGTTGATAGTTCACAAGAGTGGCTTGAGCTTTTTTTAAAGCATCATCATGGAGTCTCCATTCTGATATATTTGCCATTTGAGCATAGGTAATATCTGATGTTGAATCTGCCATTTTCTGAACTCCTATATTTGTACCAAGTGCCATTATTGCGGCCATCAATATAGGAATTTCCTCATTCTTAGGAGGCTTATCTGTAGATGCATGGGTTAAATGTTGTTCAAAATTAGTCCATTCTGAAACTTCTAAAAGTAATTCAGGAAGACTTATTTTAGGAATCATTCCATAAATCATGGAATTAAACTTTTCAGATTCTTCTGAAACATTTTTTTCTAATTTTTTCAATGAGATTTTACCGCCCTCAATACTTACATCTTCAAGATTTTTCGAGTTTTTTGATACATATTGTAACTTGTCTAATAAAGTTTCTTGTCGTTCTTTTAAATAATCATCTATTGATAAACTTACAGAAATACCTGCTTCATTTTTTAAGCAGGTAGTCTTCATCGCTAATAAGATATTCATTTATATTCTTATGGCGCTTACTATCACTAATCCATATGTCACCTGCATGAATTGCATTATTTAATTCTGTAAGGACTGCCATTTCATAATAGCGTTTATTTATTGTGCCATCTTCATTACATACATGATTTTTCCAACGCTTCGAGATAAAATCTATAGGAGCATCGTCAGGAATTTTACGTTTGTTGTTATCATTCATATCTTTTATGACATTAACAGCATTTATTAAGGATGTAGAATTATTTGATGGATGAAAATCTAAATTTTTAAAAAGAATTGGCGAATATTTTCTTAAATTTCCGAAACTGCTATCTAGCAAATCAAGATAATCATTATTTAAGGGGCGTATAATTTTTTCAGCACTATATGCAGATTCTTTAAAAATTGCCCACTCCCCTAAATTTCCTAACTCTTTTGAAATATCTCTCTTTTCTGAAAGTGCGGTATCTATAGCTTTTACAAGTTTAACATGAAGATGCATTATTTCATTTGCAGATTTTGAACTTTTTACATTCAGTTCATCTCTAAGTTTTAATCCTTTAGAATGTAGTGAAATCATAAGCTTTGAGTGTACTTGAATAGCTTGATCAATTAACTCTCCATTGAGATCAGTTAGAAAAACTGCCATTATTGAATATCTCTTAATTTCTTCAAAACGACGTAATGCATAGGCATCATATTTATACCCAAGTCTTGATAAATAGCGTAATTTGTTCGGATGTATTGATTTTATATCAATATTTAGTTCAAGACTTTTTATATAGTTTACTCTTTCTATTATTTCTTTAAATGTTTTGGACGAAGGATTTAATGGAGCACTTTTTATCCATGATAAATATGTTGTTACCATATCTTCCATTGGCGTTAATATAGTATCTAGAAGATTTTTTTGAGCTAATGGCATGTTCTCCGTTAAACATTTAAATGTAATGTTATCAGCATTCTCACGAGCAAACCAAACAATACTTTCTATAGTTATCATAGCAGGGAATATTATTCTAGCCTTCTTTAATATTTCTAAAGCCTTTTTTATGAGAAAAGTTGAATTCTCATTTTCCATAGCATAATTTAAGATCTCCTCAAATAAAAATTTATCTTCATCCTTTGAGAAATTTCTATATCCATATTCAATGCATATTTCTTCTAGGTGTTCTCTTTTTGTAGTATCCCTTTCAGCATACAAATTAAATACCTCAGGCTCTAGATCTAATTGATCTGCAATATATTTAACAACTGAATAAGGAATATTTCTCATGTTGGATATAGAACAACCTGGATATCTAAGTAATGCCAACTGCAGAGCAAATCCTAATTTATTAAAATCTCTTCTGTGTTTGTTTATTATTTCAATATCATCAATTGATAGCATATAAAACACACTCATTTGATGCTCATCTTTTTCAAATGGAATACCTATAAATTCTTCTCTTTGCTGCTCAGTAAGCAACTCTCTTCTATTTAAAATCATATAGAAATTACTCCTTTGTTAAAATTGAACTAAGCTATAAAGCTCATCCTTAGCCACCTGATCTATTCCTATGTATCTTAATGTGATTTTCTGGCTGCTGTGATTGAACGTGTCCATTATTAAACCTATATTATATCTACTTGCTTTGTAGGTCCAATAACCCCAGGTCTTCCGTAAAGAATGGGTACCAAAATCTTCTATAGCAATGCTTACAGCTGCCTCTTTTAATACTCTATAGGCTTGTGTGACAGTTATATGCCCATTTAGACCTTTTCTACTTCTAAAGATATAATTATCGTATCCAAGCTTATTTTGTTTTATATAGGAATTTAAAGCTTTTTTAATGCTGTCATTTAGCTTTATCTTCTTTTCTTTATTTGTTTTTTGCTCCTGCAGCACAAAATAATCTTTGAAATTAAAGTTTTCAGTTAAAATATCACTTACCTTCACCTTAACCACATCACTTATTCTAAGTCCAGTATTCAATTGGAACTTAGCCATGATCCAGTCCCTTTCATTTTTTCCTTTTAGGTAAGTAAGTAAAGCTTCTATCTTCTTTTTATCTTTTATGGGTTCCACTATCATAAATTCACTCCTAAAAAGTGCCCCGAGTGGGCACAAAATTAATGTAATACATTTATATTATATCAAATAAAACAATACATTCAAATGAATAATAAGAAAAAGCCTATAGTTAAATTTACTATAAGCCTTTGTATATCAATGCTTTATGATGTTTTGTCCAATGTAATCTTTTACATAAAAGATTACATTCGCACATAAGAATTTAAAAGTTAAAATTTATAAAAATAATCTGATCTATGAATTTATTAAGTAAAATAATTATATTTTTGTAATTATTCTTCCATTAACGTACGAAATATCATTTTTGCGTACGCTACCCCTACAAGTGGATTCTTCGATGAAAATGGAACTGTTCCTTGGTAAAATGTTACTTAAACCTGATTGTTGTATAGTTATCTATAAAATATTATAAGTAACACAACTTAAATTATATAAATAAAATTAATGGTTACAAATATTAAAATATTGTAGTGTTCAAAAAATGAATTATACGGTGTTTTTTTATTAGGAAAACATGATGATAAATTATGGAGAATTACAAGAGAAGCTAAAGAATTAGCCTGGGATGCAGTTACAAAACATGCAAAAGCAGCTGGAAGAGTGGGAGAATATTCAGCGTATAATATTGTCACTTGCTCTTAAATCAACAACTCAGAGTATTATAATTGGAAAGCTTACTAGCCCCAAAATAAAAGCTATTGACAATTGTGCTGTATGTAATTACAATGATTACAATAGGAGGCTAAAAATATGAAAATAAGTAGTAGGTTTTCTGTTGCAGTCCACATGTTATCCATGTTGGATATTGGCAAAGATATAGTTTTTACTTCAGAAGTTATCGCTATCAGTGTAAACACAAATCCTGTAGTTATTCGGAGAGTTACAGGAATGTTAAAAAAAGCTGGATTAGTTAGTGTTAATGCAGGTGGTGGTGGAGCTAATCTTTTGAAGCCAGTAGAAAATATAACTTTATTAGATGTATATAAAGCAGTTGAGGTTGTTAAAGAAGGGCAACTATTTAAGATACATGAAGATTCCGATCCCAACTGTACAGTAGGATCAAAAATTCATTTTGTTCTTGAGGAAGTTTTACATCGTACAGAGACAGCTATGGAGATGGAACTCAAGAATGTTACAATAGCAGATATAGTTGAAGATATATTAAAATTAAATAGAGACTGCAAACAAAAAAACATCTAGAGCTACAGATGTTTTTTTGTTTGTTTACAATCTCTAATGTTTTAAAATGCTTTTGATATTATTCAATTTAAATGTTTTGTTAAAAAAGGCAGGGTTAGTTAAGGTAAACGCAGGCCTTGGTGGTGTACATCTTTTAAAATCCATAGAAAATATAACTTTATTTGATGTATATAAGGCTGTAGATGTAGTGGAAGATGGACATCTTTTTCAAATACATAAGGATACAGATCAAGAGTGTATTGTGGGATGAAATATTGAGAAAGTTCTTGATATTATTTTGATTAGAGCGGAGAAAGGCATGGAGGATTTACTTCGGAATGTTACAATGGAGTATATAGTTACAAACATATTAAAAAAGATTGAGTAGAATTAAATCAATTTTTTTTGTTTAACAATGTAACTGTGATGGTTACATCACTTGCATTTATAGTGTTTAAAAAATAATCTATGTGAGGTGTTGAAGCCATACCACTATTATCAGTGCATCCAAAACAAATCATAGGTATAACTACTATTCTTTATTTCATAACCTTTGAGATATACGGTAAGGTTGTAATATTTTTTTAATCTATTGACAATTATTATAGATGTAACTATAATAGTTACATGGAGGTGTTGTAACCAATGCAGTTACATAAATTTAGTAACTATGAAAATAGTTTTGAGTTAAACAATTATTGTAAATAATAATAAAATAAAATTAGTTGAAGGAGATGCAATTATGCCAGTAATTAGAATTACAATGGGAAAAAAAAATAATGTTGAAATGAAAAAAATGTTGATTGAGAAATTAACTTCTGTAGCAGTTGAGGTTACAAAAGCTCCTACGAGTGTTTTTACTGTCTTTATTGAAGAGGTTGAGCATGAAAATATGGGTATCGGTGGTCAGCCAGTAATTAAAGTTATAATGGGAAAAGCTAATGTTGGAATGAAAAAGATGTTGATTGAGAAATTAACTTCTGCAGCAGTTGAGGTTACAAAAGCTCCTGCGAGTGTTTTTACTGTCCTTATTGAAGAGCTTGAGAATGACAATATGGGTGTCGGTGGTCAGACGTTAGCTGAAATACACCACAATAAATAGTCTTTTAGAGGTCTAGCTGGAATGTCCATAGATTGTGTGAATAAAATTTATGGAAGTATAATAATAGAATTATTGTAAATAATAATAAAATAAAATTAGTTGTAACTATAATTGTTACAGAAGGAGATTAACATTATGAAAATAGGTATTATAGGTTCAGGAAATATAGGCACTGCAGTGGGCAAGAAAGTAGTCGAAGCAGGACATGAATTGATTATTAGTAACAGTAGAGGACCTGAAACATTAGCGGAAAAGATTACTGAAATTGGATTGAAGGCTACAGCTGGAACAGTTTTGGAAGCTTCTAAGCAAGAGGTGGTTGTACTAGCAGTACGATGGGAAAAAATATCTGAGGCTGTAAAGGGATTGCCTAATTGGAAAAATAGAATTGTTATTGATGTTACAAATCAATCTCCTGAACTAATAATTGCAGAAGAGACACTAACATCCAGTGAGGTGGTATCAAAAGCTCTACCGGGTGCCAGGGTAATTAAAGCTTTTAGTACACTATACGCAGAATTTATAGACGGAGAAGTTAACGGTGGCAAACGTGTTCTATTTTATGCTGGAGATGATCTAGAAGCAAAATCCATAGTTAAAGGATTATTCGACCAAATGGGATTTTACCCTGTTGATCTAGGATCTCTTGCAATTGGAGGTAAAATGATGCAATTTGTGGGGGGACCACTTTCTGGAGAGCATTTTATACAAATTGAAGAGTAGTATATCTATTAAATTTAACTGTATCTAACATATTCCTTATAACATTATAATGAATTCGTGATAAATTAGGAATGGGGTAACATTAATGGACTATTGACAATTGTTACCGATGTAACTATACTGATTACATCGGGGGGGGAAAACATCCATCTATTATAATGATACTATAATTAATTAATTAAATAAACAACAAAGGAGGTAAAATTATGCCAGTAATAAAATTAGAAGTTGGGAAAATAAGTAATGAACAAAAGAGCCAATTAGTAAAAGAATTTACAGCAACAGTTGTTAAAGTTACAAAAGCTGCACAACAAGGAGTTTATGTTTTTATAAAAGAAAATGAAAAAGAAAATATCGGTATAGGGGGACAACTACTATCTGATAAATAAGTATTGAAATAAATTTAAACTATGAGGGGCACTCAACATAATAATAATAATTATCTTGAATGCCCCTTTTTATCTTAGCAGTATAATTGATTAAATATTTGGTGAAATATGTAGTCAATTTTAACACACATATACGAGAGGAGCATACTTATGAACAATACATTAGAATTTTTAAAAGAAAGTGGTACTTTTTATTTAGCAACTACTGAGGGTAACCAGCCAAGAGTCAGACCATTTGCCGCTGTTTTTGAATATGAAGGAAAATTATACATTGTCACAGACAATACAAAAAAATGCTTTAAACAAATGGTAGAAAACCCTAAAGTCGAAATTTCTTGTATGAATAAAAAAGGACAATGGATTCGTGTTACTGGAGAAGTTGCAAATGATGACAGACGTGAAGTAAAGGAATTTGCACTAGAATCTAATCCATTT from Clostridium pasteurianum BC1 includes:
- the dmpI gene encoding 4-oxalocrotonate tautomerase DmpI, translating into MPVIRITMGKKNNVEMKKMLIEKLTSVAVEVTKAPTSVFTVFIEEVEHENMGIGGQPVIKVIMGKANVGMKKMLIEKLTSAAVEVTKAPASVFTVLIEELENDNMGVGGQTLAEIHHNK
- a CDS encoding tyrosine-type recombinase/integrase; translated protein: MIVEPIKDKKKIEALLTYLKGKNERDWIMAKFQLNTGLRISDVVKVKVSDILTENFNFKDYFVLQEQKTNKEKKIKLNDSIKKALNSYIKQNKLGYDNYIFRSRKGLNGHITVTQAYRVLKEAAVSIAIEDFGTHSLRKTWGYWTYKASRYNIGLIMDTFNHSSQKITLRYIGIDQVAKDELYSLVQF
- a CDS encoding Rrf2 family transcriptional regulator, which codes for MLLILFNLNVLLKKAGLVKVNAGLGGVHLLKSIENITLFDVYKAVDVVEDGHLFQIHKDTDQECIVG
- a CDS encoding Rrf2 family transcriptional regulator, with the translated sequence MKISSRFSVAVHMLSMLDIGKDIVFTSEVIAISVNTNPVVIRRVTGMLKKAGLVSVNAGGGGANLLKPVENITLLDVYKAVEVVKEGQLFKIHEDSDPNCTVGSKIHFVLEEVLHRTETAMEMELKNVTIADIVEDILKLNRDCKQKNI
- a CDS encoding Tn3 family transposase produces the protein MNILLAMKTTCLKNEAGISVSLSIDDYLKERQETLLDKLQYVSKNSKNLEDVSIEGGKISLKKLEKNVSEESEKFNSMIYGMIPKISLPELLLEVSEWTNFEQHLTHASTDKPPKNEEIPILMAAIMALGTNIGVQKMADSTSDITYAQMANISEWRLHDDALKKAQATLVNYQHHLDLAQYFGDGTSSSSDGMRVEVGVSSIYADKNPHYGIGKGLTMYRHVSDQYSAFNINVITTNSRDSLYLLDGILGHESELQIEEHYTDTAGYTDQIFGLFHLFGIRFAPRIRDLSECVLFSFNDTEEFYKTIKDIVKGRINVKSITDDYESVLKLAHSIFIGKVSASLILEKLGSYSRKNSMAKALREMGKIEKTIFILEYISDKNFRRRIQRGLNKGETMNALARAIFFGKFGEFRRRALQEQLQSASALNIIINAITIWNCVYLNKAVDHLKQNGGFDESLLNNISPLGWKHINFLGEYKFDLNQNGHLKELNL
- a CDS encoding NADPH-dependent F420 reductase, which gives rise to MKIGIIGSGNIGTAVGKKVVEAGHELIISNSRGPETLAEKITEIGLKATAGTVLEASKQEVVVLAVRWEKISEAVKGLPNWKNRIVIDVTNQSPELIIAEETLTSSEVVSKALPGARVIKAFSTLYAEFIDGEVNGGKRVLFYAGDDLEAKSIVKGLFDQMGFYPVDLGSLAIGGKMMQFVGGPLSGEHFIQIEE
- a CDS encoding NUDIX domain-containing protein → MREPYQVLVFPYHKSDEGIEYAIFHRSDADYWQGIAGGGEEGETIIESAMREAWEEAELLKDSLYMKLDTVNSMSVEGVVGKFLWGENVYIINEYCYGVKIINKELKLSNEHTEYKWLNYDDAISLLKWDGNKTALWELNKRLIRQLNY
- a CDS encoding DUF4158 domain-containing protein, whose protein sequence is MILNRRELLTEQQREEFIGIPFEKDEHQMSVFYMLSIDDIEIINKHRRDFNKLGFALQLALLRYPGCSISNMRNIPYSVVKYIADQLDLEPEVFNLYAERDTTKREHLEEICIEYGYRNFSKDEDKFLFEEILNYAMENENSTFLIKKALEILKKARIIFPAMITIESIVWFARENADNITFKCLTENMPLAQKNLLDTILTPMEDMVTTYLSWIKSAPLNPSSKTFKEIIERVNYIKSLELNIDIKSIHPNKLRYLSRLGYKYDAYALRRFEEIKRYSIMAVFLTDLNGELIDQAIQVHSKLMISLHSKGLKLRDELNVKSSKSANEIMHLHVKLVKAIDTALSEKRDISKELGNLGEWAIFKESAYSAEKIIRPLNNDYLDLLDSSFGNLRKYSPILFKNLDFHPSNNSTSLINAVNVIKDMNDNNKRKIPDDAPIDFISKRWKNHVCNEDGTINKRYYEMAVLTELNNAIHAGDIWISDSKRHKNINEYLISDEDYLLKK
- a CDS encoding pyridoxamine 5'-phosphate oxidase family protein, translated to MNNTLEFLKESGTFYLATTEGNQPRVRPFAAVFEYEGKLYIVTDNTKKCFKQMVENPKVEISCMNKKGQWIRVTGEVANDDRREVKEFALESNPFLKSGHNVDDGVFAVLYFTKGTSTIYSYTDEPETFSL
- the dmpI gene encoding 4-oxalocrotonate tautomerase DmpI; translated protein: MPVIKLEVGKISNEQKSQLVKEFTATVVKVTKAAQQGVYVFIKENEKENIGIGGQLLSDK